The following proteins are co-located in the Thermoplasmata archaeon genome:
- a CDS encoding 2-hydroxyacyl-CoA dehydratase, with the protein MLEEVSYPFSAAAEDSYTSFASVKRWKEESGRPALGYFPVYFPEELAHAMGLLPVGLYGASGRLSLDMATAHTQSFICSISRSVFQMALQGTLDIFDGLVFSNICDVARNLSGITKRNLKERYVDYLHYPVNNGSAYAARYLREEYLRLASGLEKIGGTPLRSEDLRTSIGLCNEKRRLLRELVQLRQSRPWLIPYTEWYAMMRAGSILPVEQYVPALRAYGTDVSAREGKPMDRIRVVVTGTFCEQPPLQLMRTIEAAGCYIVHDEALIGSRWMGEVPVTDPDPLLSLARSYVENPDPLTVRFHPDIDKRRNYADLLASTGAQGVIICTPKFCEPALYDSVIFKSVIEKSKVPYLHLEYEESASSFEHDRTMVETFVESILFE; encoded by the coding sequence ATGCTCGAGGAAGTCTCATACCCATTCTCCGCCGCGGCCGAGGACTCCTACACGTCGTTCGCGTCGGTGAAGCGATGGAAGGAGGAGTCCGGCCGTCCGGCCCTCGGCTACTTCCCCGTGTATTTCCCCGAGGAGCTGGCCCACGCCATGGGGCTGCTCCCCGTCGGCCTGTACGGCGCCTCCGGGAGGCTCTCCCTGGACATGGCGACCGCGCACACGCAGTCCTTCATCTGCTCGATCAGCCGCAGCGTGTTCCAGATGGCCCTCCAGGGCACATTGGACATCTTCGACGGACTGGTCTTCTCCAACATCTGCGACGTCGCGCGCAATCTCTCAGGGATCACCAAGCGGAATCTCAAGGAGAGGTACGTCGACTACCTCCACTACCCCGTCAACAACGGGTCCGCGTACGCGGCCCGGTATCTCCGCGAGGAGTACCTGCGTCTCGCGTCCGGGTTGGAGAAGATCGGCGGAACCCCTCTCCGATCCGAAGATCTGCGGACGAGCATCGGGCTCTGCAATGAGAAGCGGAGGCTCCTTCGGGAGCTCGTGCAGCTCAGGCAGTCCCGACCCTGGCTCATCCCGTACACGGAGTGGTATGCGATGATGCGAGCGGGATCGATCCTACCCGTCGAGCAATACGTGCCGGCCTTGCGGGCCTACGGCACGGACGTTTCGGCGCGGGAAGGGAAGCCCATGGACCGGATCCGCGTGGTCGTGACCGGGACCTTCTGCGAACAGCCCCCGCTCCAGCTGATGCGGACGATCGAGGCGGCGGGGTGCTACATCGTTCACGACGAGGCGCTCATCGGCTCCCGCTGGATGGGGGAGGTGCCCGTTACGGACCCCGATCCTCTGCTTTCTCTGGCCCGGTCCTACGTGGAGAACCCGGATCCGTTGACGGTGCGGTTCCATCCCGACATCGACAAGCGGAGGAACTATGCAGACCTGCTCGCGTCCACCGGAGCGCAAGGGGTCATCATCTGCACGCCAAAGTTCTGCGAGCCCGCCCTGTACGACAGCGTGATCTTCAAGAGCGTGATCGAGAAGTCGAAGGTCCCTTATCTCCACCTCGAGTACGAGGAATCCGCGTCGAGCTTCGAGCACGATCGAACGATGGTG